In Lysobacter firmicutimachus, one genomic interval encodes:
- the tmk gene encoding dTMP kinase, giving the protein MSAPLRTGARFVTLEGGEGAGKSTVLAALRGAFEDAGIDAVYTREPGGTPLAEQIRGLMLDTHHEPAAPETELLLAFAARAQHVRATIAPALARGRWVISDRFTDASYAYQGAGRGLDLHFIAELERRVVGLRPALTLLLDVPVDVGLARARGRGAADRIESERNDFFERVRHAYRERAAAEPERFAVIDAGQPAEAVAQQAVARLRALIARTPAAGAQA; this is encoded by the coding sequence ATGAGCGCACCGCTGCGCACCGGCGCGCGCTTCGTCACCCTGGAGGGCGGCGAGGGCGCCGGCAAGTCGACCGTGCTCGCCGCGTTGCGCGGCGCGTTCGAAGACGCCGGCATCGATGCGGTCTACACCCGCGAGCCCGGCGGCACGCCATTGGCCGAGCAGATCCGCGGCCTGATGCTCGACACCCATCACGAGCCCGCCGCGCCGGAGACCGAGCTGCTGCTGGCCTTCGCCGCGCGCGCCCAGCACGTGCGCGCGACCATCGCGCCGGCGCTGGCCCGCGGCCGCTGGGTGATCAGCGACCGTTTCACCGACGCCAGCTATGCCTACCAGGGCGCCGGCCGCGGCCTGGACCTGCACTTCATCGCCGAACTGGAACGGCGCGTGGTCGGCCTGAGGCCGGCGCTGACTCTGCTGCTCGACGTGCCGGTCGACGTCGGCCTGGCGCGCGCGCGCGGCCGCGGCGCCGCCGACCGGATCGAAAGCGAGCGCAACGATTTCTTCGAGCGCGTGCGTCACGCCTACCGCGAGCGCGCCGCCGCCGAGCCCGAGCGCTTCGCCGTGATCGATGCCGGCCAGCCGGCCGAAGCGGTCGCGCAACAGGCGGTGGCGCGGCTGCGCGCGCTGATCGCGCGCACGCCCGCCGCGGGAGCGCAGGCATGA
- a CDS encoding DNA polymerase III subunit delta': MSAPAFASWQRRIYDQAKASIAAGRLGHGLLFCGPAQLGKRAVAERLARGLLCRERDADGEPCGRCRSCLLLDAGTHPDYQFVSFVPNKEGTRLRTEIVIEQIRSLSERLALTPQYGGAQIAIIDPADAINTAACNALLKTLEEPVPGRYLWLVSSHPARLPATIRSRCQRLEFRLPPHDEALAWLRAQGHAEAAAREAFDAARGHPGLAQEWLTGDGLKLRREVAADLAKLGRGETSAPEVAQRWVGDEHAALRLRHASDIALAEAAAGLTDPGRARSLAAWFDRANRTRDLLRTTVRADLAVTELLMAWRADETRRAAGGSRA, encoded by the coding sequence ATGAGCGCGCCGGCGTTCGCGAGCTGGCAGCGCCGCATCTACGATCAGGCCAAGGCCTCGATCGCGGCCGGCCGGCTCGGCCACGGCCTGCTGTTCTGCGGCCCGGCCCAACTCGGCAAGCGCGCGGTCGCCGAGCGTCTGGCGCGCGGCCTGCTGTGCCGCGAACGCGACGCCGACGGCGAGCCGTGCGGTCGTTGCCGCAGCTGCCTGCTGCTCGACGCCGGTACCCATCCGGACTACCAGTTCGTCAGCTTCGTTCCGAACAAGGAAGGCACCCGACTGCGCACCGAGATCGTGATCGAGCAGATCCGCTCGCTGTCCGAGCGCTTGGCGCTGACCCCGCAGTACGGCGGCGCGCAGATCGCGATCATCGATCCGGCCGACGCGATCAACACCGCCGCCTGCAACGCCTTGCTCAAGACCTTGGAAGAGCCGGTGCCGGGGCGGTATCTGTGGTTGGTCAGCTCGCATCCTGCACGCCTGCCGGCGACCATCCGCAGCCGCTGCCAGCGCCTGGAGTTCCGCCTGCCGCCGCACGACGAGGCCTTGGCCTGGCTGCGCGCGCAAGGCCATGCCGAAGCGGCCGCGCGCGAGGCGTTCGACGCCGCGCGCGGGCATCCCGGCCTGGCCCAGGAATGGCTGACCGGCGACGGACTGAAGCTGCGCCGCGAAGTCGCCGCCGATCTGGCCAAGCTCGGCCGCGGCGAAACCTCGGCACCGGAAGTCGCGCAACGCTGGGTCGGCGACGAGCATGCCGCGCTGCGTCTGCGACACGCGTCGGACATCGCGCTGGCCGAAGCCGCCGCCGGCTTGACCGACCCGGGCCGCGCGCGCAGTCTTGCTGCCTGGTTCGATCGCGCCAACCGGACCCGCGATCTGTTGCGGACCACGGTGCGCGCCGATCTGGCCGTTACCGAATTGTTGATGGCCTGGCGCGCCGACGAGACGCGCCGCGCCGCAGGAGGAAGCAGGGCATGA
- a CDS encoding PilZ domain-containing protein, producing the protein MNAPAGAARQGILSLTIKDKAALYSAYMPFLKFGGIFVATPKRYFIGDEVFLLLTLPESGERMPVAGKVVWVTPTGAQGHRTAGIGVQFAETAEGDAVKGKIEALLAGTLHAERPTHTM; encoded by the coding sequence ATGAACGCACCGGCAGGGGCAGCGCGGCAGGGCATCCTGTCGCTGACGATCAAGGACAAGGCGGCGCTGTACAGCGCCTACATGCCGTTTCTCAAGTTCGGCGGCATCTTCGTCGCCACGCCCAAGCGTTACTTCATCGGCGACGAGGTGTTCTTGTTGCTGACCCTGCCCGAATCGGGCGAGCGCATGCCGGTGGCCGGCAAGGTGGTGTGGGTCACGCCGACCGGCGCGCAGGGGCATCGTACGGCGGGCATCGGGGTGCAGTTCGCCGAGACGGCTGAAGGCGATGCGGTCAAGGGCAAGATCGAGGCGCTGCTGGCCGGCACCCTCCACGCCGAGCGACCCACCCACACGATGTGA